One genomic region from Podarcis raffonei isolate rPodRaf1 chromosome 16, rPodRaf1.pri, whole genome shotgun sequence encodes:
- the LOC128403299 gene encoding centromere protein F-like isoform X3, producing the protein MSRARTGAPLESTMSWPGEEWKVGLPSRALRAIAEVEQRLERLQKERQQKQVQLDTLEAMMHKQRQKHEDERASWALLSQENRSLAEACEQVERGRQRLAQELQAKEAQLSCLEAQLAQATRRQTELEEELRRCQIELDKLQSQSHLALLPPRWGSSMTWAEGGIEAKAELSRTLAAGASQIQDSSPAVGGPCGKESPTASWQQEAACPSAPPGSPIPTENGEGAQAMASELASMGERLEKENQELRFALGKAETRMQEKERELWNLQGQLELIRAELAQWKKQRGGQTESSSLESRGRRPSVDVGDLRQSRHQQKGLLGTEKMPSSGSRRSISSSRLEQPAEKRGAHTKLKGFPSPSSRAQSTERGREELQALRTEVLTLRRRLDASESQRKTLLEACWQQEKSRAWAQERQLGPMVGAAAWQKTKGSPEIHGGCQAPRSKGQASVMAAGGEVSVAEEVVAEEVEEDGGAVEPEAAAEPGKELTSDVETSETGEDAPATRQAHGETEAEGQGGSTPDPEVNMEGLQEDLLDLASGKAQAEAQAILAQEKLQVLQATLGRQTERLARAMETQSHHVEELLADAEEKEQLMRSLRQELEETKKALEMANAEGQRLRALLGQREAEGHHAESPSNTLEVRGGSETLEVPLVSAQLQGDMLGIADVGLAGRMPEEKPVQPGVQEQFLKLPRRESPCLRGADEMSRPKLRDQSVAIGAGNVSLWPLMTLSMNPTGCLRWS; encoded by the exons CACGAAGACGAACGGGCCTCGTGGGCCCTTCTCTCTCAGGAGAACCGGAGTCTGGCCGAGGCCTGCGAGCAAGTGGAGCGTGGCCGTCAGCGGTTGGCGCAGGAGCTGCAAGCCAAAGAAGCCCAGCTGAGCTGCCTGGAGGCTCAGCTCGCTCAGGCGACCCGACGCCAAACGGAACTGGAAGAAGAGCTGCGTAG GTGCCAAATCGAACTGGACAAGCTGCAGTCGCAGTCCCACTTGGCCCTCCTTCCCCCCCGCTGGGGTTCCTCCATGACGTGGGCCGAAG GTGGCATCGAGGCCAAAGCAGAGCTTAGCAGGACCCTTGCAGCCGGAGCAAGT CAGATTCAGGACAGCAGTCCTGCCGTCGGAGGTCCCTGCGGgaaggagagccccaccgcctcCTGGCAGCAAGAAGCGGCTTGTCCCAGTGCCCCACCCGGGAGCCCCATCCCCACAGAGAATGGCGAAGGGGCCCAGGCGATGGCATCGGAACTGGCATCCATGGGAGAGAGGCTTGAGAAAGAAAATCAAG AGTTGAGATTCGCTCTTGGCAAAGCAGAAACACGGATgcaagaaaaggaaagggaactGTGGAATTTGCAGGGGCAGCTGGAGCTGATCCGAGCTGAGCTGGCTCAGTGGAAGAAGCAGCGAGGCGGCCAGACGGAG AGCAGCTCCCTGGAAAGCAGAGGGAGGCGGCCGTCAGTGGATGTGGGAGACCTGCGCCAAAGCAGGCACCAGCAAAAG GGCCTGCTTGGGACAGAAAAGATGCCCTCTAGTGGCAGCCGTCGTAGCATAAGCTCCTCCCGCTTGGAGCAGCCGGCTGAGAAACGGGGAGCTCACACCAAATTGAAAG GCTTTCCCTCACCGAGCTCCCGGGCCCAGAGTACAGAGCGGGGCCGGGAGGAACTACAGGCCCTCAGAACCGAGGTTTTGACGTTGCGGCGGCGCCTGGATGCCTCGGAGAGCCAACGCAAAACCCTCCTTGAGGCTTGCTGGCAGCAAGAGAAAAGCCGGGCCTGGGCCCAGGAGAGGCAGTTGGGCCCAATGGTGGGAGCGGCGGCCTGGCAAAAGACAAAGGGCTCCCCAGAGATCCATGGGGGTTGCCAGGCCCCCAGGAGCAAAGGGCAGGCTTCAGTGATGGCGGCTGGTGGGGAAGTCTCTGTGGCAGAAGAGGTTGTGGCAGAAGAGGTTGAGGAGGATGGAGGGGCGGTTGAACCCGAGGCTGCGGCAGAGCCGGGGAAGGAGCTGACCTCGGACGTAGAGACGTCTGAAACAGGAGAAGATGCGCCAGCCACACGGCAGGCCCACGGGGAAACTGAGGCAGAGGGCCAAGGAGGCAGTACCCCTGACCCGGAGGTGAACATGGAAGGTTTGCAGGAGGACCTCCTGGACTTGGCCTCCGGCAAGGCCCAAGCCGAAGCCCAAGCCATCTTGGCCCAGGAAAAACTCCAGGTCCTGCAGGCCACGCTGGGGAGGCAGACGGAGCGGTTGGCGCGAGCCATGGAGACCCAGAGCCACCACGTGGAGGAGCTGCTGGCGGACGCCGAGGAGAAGGAGCAGTTGATGAGGAGCCTCCGCCAGGAGCTGGAGGAGACCAAGAAAGCCTTGGAAATGGCCAACGCCGAGGGCCAGAGGCTGCGGGCTCTGCTGGGGCAGAGGGAGGCGGAGGGGCACCATGCAGAAAGCCCCTCAAACACCTTGGAGGTGCGCGGAGGCAGCGAGACCTTGGAGGTCCCTCTGGTGTCGGCCCAGCTGCAGGGAGACATGTTGGGCATTGCGGATGTTGGTCTAGCGGGACGTATGCCCGAAGAGAAGCCGGTGCAGCCGGGAGTCCAGGAACAA TTCCTGAAGCTTCCCAGAAGAGAGAGCCCTTGTCTCAGGGGAGCCGACGAAATGTCCAGACCCAAACTGAGGGATCAGAGTGTGGCCATCGGCGCAGGGAACGTGTCTCTGTGGCCTTTGATGACACTCAGTATGAACCCTACgggctgcctgaggtggtcaTGA
- the LOC128403299 gene encoding centromere protein F-like isoform X2, which produces MSRARTGAPLESTMSWPGEEWKVGLPSRALRAIAEVEQRLERLQKERQQKQVQLDTLEAMMHKQRQKHEDERASWALLSQENRSLAEACEQVERGRQRLAQELQAKEAQLSCLEAQLAQATRRQTELEEELRRCQIELDKLQSQSHLALLPPRWGSSMTWAEGGIEAKAELSRTLAAGASIQDSSPAVGGPCGKESPTASWQQEAACPSAPPGSPIPTENGEGAQAMASELASMGERLEKENQELRFALGKAETRMQEKERELWNLQGQLELIRAELAQWKKQRGGQTESSSLESRGRRPSVDVGDLRQSRHQQKGLLGTEKMPSSGSRRSISSSRLEQPAEKRGAHTKLKGFPSPSSRAQSTERGREELQALRTEVLTLRRRLDASESQRKTLLEACWQQEKSRAWAQERQLGPMVGAAAWQKTKGSPEIHGGCQAPRSKGQASVMAAGGEVSVAEEVVAEEVEEDGGAVEPEAAAEPGKELTSDVETSETGEDAPATRQAHGETEAEGQGGSTPDPEVNMEGLQEDLLDLASGKAQAEAQAILAQEKLQVLQATLGRQTERLARAMETQSHHVEELLADAEEKEQLMRSLRQELEETKKALEMANAEGQRLRALLGQREAEGHHAESPSNTLEVRGGSETLEVPLVSAQLQGDMLGIADVGLAGRMPEEKPVQPGVQEQLEASLAELQQENLVLRKELATWEAWHQKRGEEDTTGPLELAGSGNGREAAETADVPEASQKREPLSQGSRRNVQTQTEGSECGHRRRERVSVAFDDTQYEPYGLPEVVMKGFADIPSGPSCPYVLRRGILGSAPVAQLAPRAEPEEDSPEAEEGTGV; this is translated from the exons CACGAAGACGAACGGGCCTCGTGGGCCCTTCTCTCTCAGGAGAACCGGAGTCTGGCCGAGGCCTGCGAGCAAGTGGAGCGTGGCCGTCAGCGGTTGGCGCAGGAGCTGCAAGCCAAAGAAGCCCAGCTGAGCTGCCTGGAGGCTCAGCTCGCTCAGGCGACCCGACGCCAAACGGAACTGGAAGAAGAGCTGCGTAG GTGCCAAATCGAACTGGACAAGCTGCAGTCGCAGTCCCACTTGGCCCTCCTTCCCCCCCGCTGGGGTTCCTCCATGACGTGGGCCGAAG GTGGCATCGAGGCCAAAGCAGAGCTTAGCAGGACCCTTGCAGCCGGAGCAAGT ATTCAGGACAGCAGTCCTGCCGTCGGAGGTCCCTGCGGgaaggagagccccaccgcctcCTGGCAGCAAGAAGCGGCTTGTCCCAGTGCCCCACCCGGGAGCCCCATCCCCACAGAGAATGGCGAAGGGGCCCAGGCGATGGCATCGGAACTGGCATCCATGGGAGAGAGGCTTGAGAAAGAAAATCAAG AGTTGAGATTCGCTCTTGGCAAAGCAGAAACACGGATgcaagaaaaggaaagggaactGTGGAATTTGCAGGGGCAGCTGGAGCTGATCCGAGCTGAGCTGGCTCAGTGGAAGAAGCAGCGAGGCGGCCAGACGGAG AGCAGCTCCCTGGAAAGCAGAGGGAGGCGGCCGTCAGTGGATGTGGGAGACCTGCGCCAAAGCAGGCACCAGCAAAAG GGCCTGCTTGGGACAGAAAAGATGCCCTCTAGTGGCAGCCGTCGTAGCATAAGCTCCTCCCGCTTGGAGCAGCCGGCTGAGAAACGGGGAGCTCACACCAAATTGAAAG GCTTTCCCTCACCGAGCTCCCGGGCCCAGAGTACAGAGCGGGGCCGGGAGGAACTACAGGCCCTCAGAACCGAGGTTTTGACGTTGCGGCGGCGCCTGGATGCCTCGGAGAGCCAACGCAAAACCCTCCTTGAGGCTTGCTGGCAGCAAGAGAAAAGCCGGGCCTGGGCCCAGGAGAGGCAGTTGGGCCCAATGGTGGGAGCGGCGGCCTGGCAAAAGACAAAGGGCTCCCCAGAGATCCATGGGGGTTGCCAGGCCCCCAGGAGCAAAGGGCAGGCTTCAGTGATGGCGGCTGGTGGGGAAGTCTCTGTGGCAGAAGAGGTTGTGGCAGAAGAGGTTGAGGAGGATGGAGGGGCGGTTGAACCCGAGGCTGCGGCAGAGCCGGGGAAGGAGCTGACCTCGGACGTAGAGACGTCTGAAACAGGAGAAGATGCGCCAGCCACACGGCAGGCCCACGGGGAAACTGAGGCAGAGGGCCAAGGAGGCAGTACCCCTGACCCGGAGGTGAACATGGAAGGTTTGCAGGAGGACCTCCTGGACTTGGCCTCCGGCAAGGCCCAAGCCGAAGCCCAAGCCATCTTGGCCCAGGAAAAACTCCAGGTCCTGCAGGCCACGCTGGGGAGGCAGACGGAGCGGTTGGCGCGAGCCATGGAGACCCAGAGCCACCACGTGGAGGAGCTGCTGGCGGACGCCGAGGAGAAGGAGCAGTTGATGAGGAGCCTCCGCCAGGAGCTGGAGGAGACCAAGAAAGCCTTGGAAATGGCCAACGCCGAGGGCCAGAGGCTGCGGGCTCTGCTGGGGCAGAGGGAGGCGGAGGGGCACCATGCAGAAAGCCCCTCAAACACCTTGGAGGTGCGCGGAGGCAGCGAGACCTTGGAGGTCCCTCTGGTGTCGGCCCAGCTGCAGGGAGACATGTTGGGCATTGCGGATGTTGGTCTAGCGGGACGTATGCCCGAAGAGAAGCCGGTGCAGCCGGGAGTCCAGGAACAA CTGGAGGCCTCTCTTGCCGAGCTTCAGCAGGAAAACCTGGTCCTGCGCAAGGAGCTGGCTACCTGGGAGGCCTGGCACCagaaaagaggagaggaggaCACCACTGGCCCCTTGGAACTGGCTGGCTCGGGAAACGGCAGAGAAGCAGCTGAGACTGCAGATG TTCCTGAAGCTTCCCAGAAGAGAGAGCCCTTGTCTCAGGGGAGCCGACGAAATGTCCAGACCCAAACTGAGGGATCAGAGTGTGGCCATCGGCGCAGGGAACGTGTCTCTGTGGCCTTTGATGACACTCAGTATGAACCCTACgggctgcctgaggtggtcaTGAAAG GTTTTGCTGACATCCCATCCGGTCCCTCTTGCCCATACGTTCTCCGCCGGGGCATTTTGGGAAGTGCCCCCGTTGCCCAGCTGGCCCCGCGAGCAGAACCAGAAGAGGATTCCCCTGAGGCAGAGGAAGGGACAGGCGTCTGA
- the LOC128403299 gene encoding centromere protein F-like isoform X1: MSRARTGAPLESTMSWPGEEWKVGLPSRALRAIAEVEQRLERLQKERQQKQVQLDTLEAMMHKQRQKHEDERASWALLSQENRSLAEACEQVERGRQRLAQELQAKEAQLSCLEAQLAQATRRQTELEEELRRCQIELDKLQSQSHLALLPPRWGSSMTWAEGGIEAKAELSRTLAAGASQIQDSSPAVGGPCGKESPTASWQQEAACPSAPPGSPIPTENGEGAQAMASELASMGERLEKENQELRFALGKAETRMQEKERELWNLQGQLELIRAELAQWKKQRGGQTESSSLESRGRRPSVDVGDLRQSRHQQKGLLGTEKMPSSGSRRSISSSRLEQPAEKRGAHTKLKGFPSPSSRAQSTERGREELQALRTEVLTLRRRLDASESQRKTLLEACWQQEKSRAWAQERQLGPMVGAAAWQKTKGSPEIHGGCQAPRSKGQASVMAAGGEVSVAEEVVAEEVEEDGGAVEPEAAAEPGKELTSDVETSETGEDAPATRQAHGETEAEGQGGSTPDPEVNMEGLQEDLLDLASGKAQAEAQAILAQEKLQVLQATLGRQTERLARAMETQSHHVEELLADAEEKEQLMRSLRQELEETKKALEMANAEGQRLRALLGQREAEGHHAESPSNTLEVRGGSETLEVPLVSAQLQGDMLGIADVGLAGRMPEEKPVQPGVQEQLEASLAELQQENLVLRKELATWEAWHQKRGEEDTTGPLELAGSGNGREAAETADVPEASQKREPLSQGSRRNVQTQTEGSECGHRRRERVSVAFDDTQYEPYGLPEVVMKGFADIPSGPSCPYVLRRGILGSAPVAQLAPRAEPEEDSPEAEEGTGV, from the exons CACGAAGACGAACGGGCCTCGTGGGCCCTTCTCTCTCAGGAGAACCGGAGTCTGGCCGAGGCCTGCGAGCAAGTGGAGCGTGGCCGTCAGCGGTTGGCGCAGGAGCTGCAAGCCAAAGAAGCCCAGCTGAGCTGCCTGGAGGCTCAGCTCGCTCAGGCGACCCGACGCCAAACGGAACTGGAAGAAGAGCTGCGTAG GTGCCAAATCGAACTGGACAAGCTGCAGTCGCAGTCCCACTTGGCCCTCCTTCCCCCCCGCTGGGGTTCCTCCATGACGTGGGCCGAAG GTGGCATCGAGGCCAAAGCAGAGCTTAGCAGGACCCTTGCAGCCGGAGCAAGT CAGATTCAGGACAGCAGTCCTGCCGTCGGAGGTCCCTGCGGgaaggagagccccaccgcctcCTGGCAGCAAGAAGCGGCTTGTCCCAGTGCCCCACCCGGGAGCCCCATCCCCACAGAGAATGGCGAAGGGGCCCAGGCGATGGCATCGGAACTGGCATCCATGGGAGAGAGGCTTGAGAAAGAAAATCAAG AGTTGAGATTCGCTCTTGGCAAAGCAGAAACACGGATgcaagaaaaggaaagggaactGTGGAATTTGCAGGGGCAGCTGGAGCTGATCCGAGCTGAGCTGGCTCAGTGGAAGAAGCAGCGAGGCGGCCAGACGGAG AGCAGCTCCCTGGAAAGCAGAGGGAGGCGGCCGTCAGTGGATGTGGGAGACCTGCGCCAAAGCAGGCACCAGCAAAAG GGCCTGCTTGGGACAGAAAAGATGCCCTCTAGTGGCAGCCGTCGTAGCATAAGCTCCTCCCGCTTGGAGCAGCCGGCTGAGAAACGGGGAGCTCACACCAAATTGAAAG GCTTTCCCTCACCGAGCTCCCGGGCCCAGAGTACAGAGCGGGGCCGGGAGGAACTACAGGCCCTCAGAACCGAGGTTTTGACGTTGCGGCGGCGCCTGGATGCCTCGGAGAGCCAACGCAAAACCCTCCTTGAGGCTTGCTGGCAGCAAGAGAAAAGCCGGGCCTGGGCCCAGGAGAGGCAGTTGGGCCCAATGGTGGGAGCGGCGGCCTGGCAAAAGACAAAGGGCTCCCCAGAGATCCATGGGGGTTGCCAGGCCCCCAGGAGCAAAGGGCAGGCTTCAGTGATGGCGGCTGGTGGGGAAGTCTCTGTGGCAGAAGAGGTTGTGGCAGAAGAGGTTGAGGAGGATGGAGGGGCGGTTGAACCCGAGGCTGCGGCAGAGCCGGGGAAGGAGCTGACCTCGGACGTAGAGACGTCTGAAACAGGAGAAGATGCGCCAGCCACACGGCAGGCCCACGGGGAAACTGAGGCAGAGGGCCAAGGAGGCAGTACCCCTGACCCGGAGGTGAACATGGAAGGTTTGCAGGAGGACCTCCTGGACTTGGCCTCCGGCAAGGCCCAAGCCGAAGCCCAAGCCATCTTGGCCCAGGAAAAACTCCAGGTCCTGCAGGCCACGCTGGGGAGGCAGACGGAGCGGTTGGCGCGAGCCATGGAGACCCAGAGCCACCACGTGGAGGAGCTGCTGGCGGACGCCGAGGAGAAGGAGCAGTTGATGAGGAGCCTCCGCCAGGAGCTGGAGGAGACCAAGAAAGCCTTGGAAATGGCCAACGCCGAGGGCCAGAGGCTGCGGGCTCTGCTGGGGCAGAGGGAGGCGGAGGGGCACCATGCAGAAAGCCCCTCAAACACCTTGGAGGTGCGCGGAGGCAGCGAGACCTTGGAGGTCCCTCTGGTGTCGGCCCAGCTGCAGGGAGACATGTTGGGCATTGCGGATGTTGGTCTAGCGGGACGTATGCCCGAAGAGAAGCCGGTGCAGCCGGGAGTCCAGGAACAA CTGGAGGCCTCTCTTGCCGAGCTTCAGCAGGAAAACCTGGTCCTGCGCAAGGAGCTGGCTACCTGGGAGGCCTGGCACCagaaaagaggagaggaggaCACCACTGGCCCCTTGGAACTGGCTGGCTCGGGAAACGGCAGAGAAGCAGCTGAGACTGCAGATG TTCCTGAAGCTTCCCAGAAGAGAGAGCCCTTGTCTCAGGGGAGCCGACGAAATGTCCAGACCCAAACTGAGGGATCAGAGTGTGGCCATCGGCGCAGGGAACGTGTCTCTGTGGCCTTTGATGACACTCAGTATGAACCCTACgggctgcctgaggtggtcaTGAAAG GTTTTGCTGACATCCCATCCGGTCCCTCTTGCCCATACGTTCTCCGCCGGGGCATTTTGGGAAGTGCCCCCGTTGCCCAGCTGGCCCCGCGAGCAGAACCAGAAGAGGATTCCCCTGAGGCAGAGGAAGGGACAGGCGTCTGA